A stretch of DNA from Cupriavidus taiwanensis:
CTGAACGCCGCCGGCGGCACCGGCGACTTCAAGAAGGCCGCGATTGCCGCGAGCTACGCCTTCGGCCCGGCCAAGCTGATGGCCGGCTACCGCTGGGGCATGAACAAGGCCGCCAACGACAACAACATCCTGAAGGACAACTACTACTGGGTGGGCGCCAACTACCAGGTCACCCCGGCACTGGGCCTGACGCTCGCCTACTTCTACGACGACGTCAAGAACCTGAACCTGGCCGCCAACGGCGTCACCAACAACATCAAGAACCCCTGGCAGATCTCGTTCGTCGCCGACTACAACCTGTCCAAGCGCACCGACGTCTACCTGACCACCGCCTACGCGAAGAACGCCGGCGTCAACTTCGACACCTCGGCCATCAGCTTCGCCAACGGCTACTTCCTGGGCACCGGCAAGGACAACATGGTCGGCGTCGCACTGGGCATCCGCCACAAGTTCTGATCCGCCCTCCACGGCCGATCCTGCAAGGCACCTTCGGGTGCCTTTTTTCATTGCCGGGCAGCGCGCGCCATAGGGCATCACCTCATCGGCGCCGCCGCGGGTGCCGACTAGAATGCACTGACCATCCCCGCCATGGGCGATCCAGCGGGCCACACCAGGAGACCAGGCATGCAACTCACTCGCCGGCGCGTCGTTGCGCTGCTGCTGTCCGCCAGCCTTGGCGCGCTCGCCAGCCAGCCGGCGCTGGCCGCCGACCCGTATCCGGCCAGGCCGATCCGGCTGGTGGTGCCCTTTGCCGCCGGCGGCACCACCGACATCCTGGCGCGCGCGGTGGCGGCCGAACTGGCCAAGCTGCCGGGCTGGAACGTGGTGGTCGACAACAAGCCCGGCGCCGGCGGCAATATCGGCGCCGACATCGTCGCCAAGGCCGCGCCAGACGGCTACACGCTGCTGATGGGCACCGTCGGCACCCACGGCATCAACCAGTCGCTGTACGGCAAGCTGCCGTTCGACCCGATCAAGGACTTCGCGCCGATCACCGAGGTGGCGGCGGTGCCCAACGTGCTGGTGCTCAATCCCGCGTTTGCGCAGCAGAACAAGATCGAAAGCGTCAAGGACCTGATCGCCTATGCGCGCGCCAACCCCGGCAAGATCAACATGGCCTCGAGCGGCAACGGCACCTCGATCCACCTCGCGGGCGAACTGTTCAAGACGCAAACCCGGACCTTCATGGTGCACTTCCCGTACAAGGGCAGCGGGCCCGCGCTGACCGACCTGGCGGGCGGCACCATGCAGGTGATGTTCGACAACCTGCCGTCGTCGATGGCGCTGATCAAGAGCGGCAAGCTGAAGGCGCTGGCCGTGACCAGCGCCAGGCCGTCGCCGGCGCTGCCGGGCGTGCCCACCATCGCCCAGGCCGCGGGCCTGCCGCAGTACGAGGCCAGCTCGTGGTTCGGCCTGCTGGCGCCGGCGGGTACGCCGCCGGACGTGATCCAGCGCATCCAGCAGGAAGTGGCCAAGGCGCTGGGCGCCCCGGCGGTGCGCGAGCGGCTGCAGGCACAGGGCGCCGAGCCGGTCGGCAACACGCCCGAGCAGTTCGCCGCCTTCATCCGCGCCGAAACCACGAAATGGGCCAAGGTGGTCAAGGATTCAGGCGCCAAGGTGGATTGACGCCACACCGAGGCTGGCGTGACGCCACACCGAGGCTGGCGTGACGCCACACCGAGGCTGGCGTGACGCCACACCGAGGCTGGCGTGACGCCGGATTGATCGCCGGCAGGGCCGCGGCGCGCATCGCGCATATACTTGAGGCATCAAATGTCGGCCGCCCGCAGCGTGGGCGGTCCCTGGCGGCGCTTGCCGCACACCTGCCACCCAGGCCGCACCGAAGATGCCAAACCTGTCCCCTGCGGCGGGCGCCGAGAGCGCGCCGGTCGACCTCGAAACCCGCGCCGACCACACCGAGCACGAGGCCCTGCGGCTGTGGCTGCGGCTGCTGACCTGCACCAACCTGATCGAAGCCGATATCCGCTCGCGGCTGCGCCAGGACTTCGCCTGCACCCTGCCCCGCTTCGACCTGATGGCACAGCTCGACCGCCATCCCGAAGGGCTCAAGATGGGTGAGCTGTCGCGCCGCATGATGGTGACCGGCGGCAACGTCACGGGCATCACCGACCAGCTGCAGCAGGAAGGGCTGGTCTCGCGCGAGGCCCTGCCCACCGATCGGCGCGCCTACCTGATCCGGCTGACGCCGGCCGGGCGCGCCGCGTTCTCGCGCATGGCGCGCGCGCACGAGGACTGGATCGGGCAACTGTTCTCGGGCCTGGCCGAGACCGACCGGCGCGCCTTGTTCCGACTGCTTGGCCGGCTCAAATCCGGCCTGATCTCGCCATGAAACCGCTTGCCATCCTTACCCTGTGCGGCGTGCTGCCGGTGCTGGCCGCCTGCAGCACGCCACAGCCACCGCAGGTCGCCCCGGTGAACGCCACCATCAAGATCGGCCGCGTCACGGAACGGGTGTTCCTGACCCGCCTGGACGTGGCCCAGGTGCCTTACTACTATGGCGGCGGCACCAGTGTCGGCGTGGGTGCGGCCAGTGGCAGCCACGGCGGCGGCGGCGTCGGCGTGGGCTTTGCCTTCGACCTGAGCCGGCTGTTCAGCAAGCCGGCGCCGGTGCAGCAGGTAGACCTGTTCCAGTACAAGGTGCGCACGCTGGACGGCGCGACGGTCACGGCCAACGCACCGGCAGTGCCGGGGCTGGAACCCGGCGCCTGCGTGCGCGTGATCTACCCCGACAACGGCCAGGAGCCGCAGCTGGCGCCATCGAACGAATGCTGATCCCGGGCGGCCCCGCCTGAATGCACAACGGCCTCCGCGGAGGCCGTTGTCATTTGCACAGCAGGCCTGCTCGGGTTCAGGCTGCCGCGCGGCTGTCGCGCAGTTCGCGGCGCAGGATCTTGCCGACGTTGGTCTTCGGCAGCTCGGTGCGGAACTCGACGTACTTGGGCCGCTTGTAGCCGGTCAGGCGCTCCTTGCAGAACTCGATCACGTCGGCCTCGGTCAGCCCGGGGTCCTTCTTCACCACGAACAGCTTGACCACCTCGCCCGAGTGCGTGTCCGGCACGCCGACGGCCGCCACTTCCAGCACGCCCGGGCACTCCGCCACCACGCCCTCGACTTCGTTCGGATACACGTTGAAGCCCGACACCAGGATCATGTCCTTCTTGCGGTCGACGATCCTGGTATAGCCGCGCTCGTCCATCACGCCGATGTCGCCGGTCTTGAAGAAGCCGTCGGGGCTCATGACCTTGGCGGTCTCGTCCGGGCGGTTCCAGTAGCCGGCCATCACCTGCGGGCCGCGGATGCAGATCTCGCCGGGCTGGCCCAGCGGCACGTCGTTGCCGTCGTCGTCGCGGATCACGACTTCGGTCGACGGCAGCGGCATGCCGATGGTGCCCGAGAACGCATCGGTGTCGGTCGGGTTGCAGGTGGCCGAAGGCGAGGTCTCGGACAGGCCGTAGCCCTCGATGATGGGGCAGCCGGTCTTGGCCAGCCATTGCTTGGCCACCGCCTCCTGCACCGCCATGCCGCCGCCGTTGGCCACGCGCAGGCCGGAGAAGTCGACCTTGCCGATCTCCGGGTTGTTGAGCAGCGCGTTGTACAGCGTGTTGACGGCCGGGAACATGTTGAACTTGTACTTCTGCAGTTCCTTGATGAATCCCGGGATGTCGCGCGGATTCGGGATCAGCACGCTGGTGCCGCCGCTGCGCATGCCCAGCAGGCAGCAGACCGTCAGCGCAAAGATGTGGTACAGCGGCAGCGCCGTGATGGTGATGGGCTGGTCGATATGGGCGCCCTTGTTCAGCGCCGGCTGCATCCACGCCTCGGACTGCAGCACGTTGGCGACCACGTTACGGTGCAGCAGCACCGCGCCCTTGGACACGCCCGTGGTGCCGCCGGTGTACTGCAGGAAGGCGATGTCGTCGGGCCCGGTGGTGGCCGGCTGCAGCGTCAGCTTGCGGCCTTCGGCCAGCACGCTGTTGAAGCGCACGCAGTTGGGCAACTCCCACGCCGGCACCATCTTCTTGACGTTGCGCACGACGAAATTGACGATCGCGCCCTTCAGCCCGCCCAGCATGTCGCCCATGCTGGCCACCACCACGTGCTTGACCGGGGTCCGGGGCAGCACCTGCTGCAGCGTCGCGGCAAAGTTCTCCAGGATCACGATGGCTTCGGCGCCGCTGTCCTTGAGCTGGTGCTCGAGCTCGCGCGGGGTGTAGAGCGGGTTGACGTTGACCACCACGAACCCCGCGCGCAGCACCGCGGCCAGCACCACCGGGTATTGCAGCACGTTGGGCATCATGATTGCCACGCGCGCGCCGGGTCGCAGCCCGCGCGACTGCAGCCATGCGGCAAAGTGGGACGAGAGCCGGTCCAGCTCACCGTAGGTGATGGCCTTGTCCATGCAGATGAAGGCCTTGCGGTCGGCATAGGTATGGAAAGACGCCTCGAGCAGGGCAGCGAGCGAGCGGAACTGGCTGGCATCGATCTCGGCAGGCACGCCGGCCGGGTAGTGTTTCAGCCAGATTCTTTCCATAGCACCGTCTCCTGAATTTCTGAATGGTCGTTCGATTTTTCCGAGATGCTAAACGTGCGTCCAGGTTAAAACAACAACTTAGACGAAGTCCTCGGGGTCGTTCGCCAATCCTGGCCGCCCCTGGCGAGCATTATGCGCCACCGATCGGACATGGGCAGCGGGATAACCCCTAGTGTGCGCGCCGCGCTCACCCGTTGCTGGGCAGCACCAGCTTCATCATGCTGGCCGCGAGTTCCTGCGCCAGGGTCTCGGGCTCGGTGCGCCCGGGTTCGTGCCAGGTGTACAGGAACCCGACCACGCTGCCGATCGCATGGGCGGTCACGCGCGCGTCGCCAAAGGCGAACACGCCCTCGCGCTTGCCTTCCTCCAGCAGTGCATAAAGGTCGCGATAGAACTCGCGTGCCATGCTGTCGAGCCAGGCTACGGTGTCCGGGCGCAGGTATTGCCGGTCGCGAAAGCTCAGCGTGGCCGGCACATGGCACGCGATGCAGCGCCGCGCCATCTCGAGCAGGCAGGCGTGCAGGCGGTCCGTGACGGGTTGCCCCGGATCGGCGGTCTCGCGGATCACGGGCAGGCAGGTCTGCGCCGACTCGCGGCACAGGATGTCGAAGA
This window harbors:
- a CDS encoding Bug family tripartite tricarboxylate transporter substrate binding protein; this encodes MQLTRRRVVALLLSASLGALASQPALAADPYPARPIRLVVPFAAGGTTDILARAVAAELAKLPGWNVVVDNKPGAGGNIGADIVAKAAPDGYTLLMGTVGTHGINQSLYGKLPFDPIKDFAPITEVAAVPNVLVLNPAFAQQNKIESVKDLIAYARANPGKINMASSGNGTSIHLAGELFKTQTRTFMVHFPYKGSGPALTDLAGGTMQVMFDNLPSSMALIKSGKLKALAVTSARPSPALPGVPTIAQAAGLPQYEASSWFGLLAPAGTPPDVIQRIQQEVAKALGAPAVRERLQAQGAEPVGNTPEQFAAFIRAETTKWAKVVKDSGAKVD
- a CDS encoding MarR family winged helix-turn-helix transcriptional regulator, yielding MPNLSPAAGAESAPVDLETRADHTEHEALRLWLRLLTCTNLIEADIRSRLRQDFACTLPRFDLMAQLDRHPEGLKMGELSRRMMVTGGNVTGITDQLQQEGLVSREALPTDRRAYLIRLTPAGRAAFSRMARAHEDWIGQLFSGLAETDRRALFRLLGRLKSGLISP
- a CDS encoding long-chain fatty acid--CoA ligase, encoding MERIWLKHYPAGVPAEIDASQFRSLAALLEASFHTYADRKAFICMDKAITYGELDRLSSHFAAWLQSRGLRPGARVAIMMPNVLQYPVVLAAVLRAGFVVVNVNPLYTPRELEHQLKDSGAEAIVILENFAATLQQVLPRTPVKHVVVASMGDMLGGLKGAIVNFVVRNVKKMVPAWELPNCVRFNSVLAEGRKLTLQPATTGPDDIAFLQYTGGTTGVSKGAVLLHRNVVANVLQSEAWMQPALNKGAHIDQPITITALPLYHIFALTVCCLLGMRSGGTSVLIPNPRDIPGFIKELQKYKFNMFPAVNTLYNALLNNPEIGKVDFSGLRVANGGGMAVQEAVAKQWLAKTGCPIIEGYGLSETSPSATCNPTDTDAFSGTIGMPLPSTEVVIRDDDGNDVPLGQPGEICIRGPQVMAGYWNRPDETAKVMSPDGFFKTGDIGVMDERGYTRIVDRKKDMILVSGFNVYPNEVEGVVAECPGVLEVAAVGVPDTHSGEVVKLFVVKKDPGLTEADVIEFCKERLTGYKRPKYVEFRTELPKTNVGKILRRELRDSRAAA
- a CDS encoding TetR/AcrR family transcriptional regulator, which translates into the protein MSIAPRSEPLVPPSGAPTQPQPARPHIAERQEARRRQILDTAAQLFYSKGYPGMTMNDLCRALGVTKPAVYYYFTDKYEIFDILCRESAQTCLPVIRETADPGQPVTDRLHACLLEMARRCIACHVPATLSFRDRQYLRPDTVAWLDSMAREFYRDLYALLEEGKREGVFAFGDARVTAHAIGSVVGFLYTWHEPGRTEPETLAQELAASMMKLVLPSNG